The following are from one region of the Camelus ferus isolate YT-003-E chromosome 13, BCGSAC_Cfer_1.0, whole genome shotgun sequence genome:
- the HES3 gene encoding transcription factor HES-3 isoform X3, with amino-acid sequence MEEGKTKAQISKPLMEKKRRARINVSLEQLKSLLEKHYSHQIRKRKLEKADILELSVKYMKSLQNSVQGLWPVPSGAEYPSGFRGCLPGVSQLLRRGEEGGGGGGGLRCPLVHERAGGSTMDSASSRPEAPARRGPCASAVWVPVPAAGGSRSPPPRLLFSGGLPSPSTSVPAPQSASRRFADSPGPGLRLWRPW; translated from the exons atggaggaagggaagacaaagGCACAG ATCTCCAAGCCGCTGATGGAGAAGAAGCGACGGGCGCGCATTAATGTGTCTCTGGAGCAACTCAAATCGTTGTTAGAGAAACACTATTCGCACCAG ATCCGGAAACGCAAGTTGGAGAAGGCAGATATACTGGAGCTCAGCGTCAAGTACATGAAAAGCCTTCAGAACTCGGTGCAAG GGCTCTGGCCGGTCCCCAGCGGAGCCGAGTACCCGTCGGGCTTCCGCGGCTGTCTGCCCGGCGTTAGCCAGCTTTTGCGGCGCGGAGaggagggcggcggcggcggcggcggcctgcGCTGCCCCCTGGTGCACGAGCGCGCGGGTGGCAGCACCATGGACAGCGCCAGCTCCCGCCCTGAGGCGCCAGCCAGGCGAGGCCCCTGCGCCTCCGCGGTTTGGGTCCCTGTTCCCGCCGCCGGCGGCTCGCGGTCGCCGCCACCCCGGCTTCTCTTCTCTGGAGGTCTTCCCAGCCCGTCCACCAGCGTCCCAGCGCCGCAGTCGGCGTCTCGTCGCTTCGCCGACAGCCCGGGGCCGGGGCTGCGCTTGTGGCGGCCCTGGTGA
- the ICMT gene encoding protein-S-isoprenylcysteine O-methyltransferase isoform X2, whose translation MAGCAARAPPGSEARLSLATFLLGASVLALPLLTRAGLQGRTGLALYVAGLNALLLLLYRPPRYQIAIRACFLGFVFGCGVLLSFSQSSWNHFGWYMCSLSLFHYSEYLVTAVNNPKSLSLDSFLLNHSLEYTVAALSSWIEFTLENIFWPELKQITWLSATGLLMVVFGECLRKAAMFTAGSNFNHVVQNEKSETHTLVTRGVYAWFRHPSYVGWFYWSIGTQVMLCNPICGVSYALTVWRFFRDRTEEEEISLIHFFGEEYLEYKKRVPTGLPFIKGVKVEL comes from the exons ATGGCGGGCTGCGCGGCGCGGGCTCCGCCGGGCTCCGAGGCGCGCCTCAGCCTCGCCACCTTCCTGCTGGGCGCCTCGGTGCTCGCGCTGCCGCTGCTCACGCGCGCCGGCCTGCAGGGCCGCACCGGGCTGGCGCTCTACGTGGCCGGGCTCAacgcgctgctgctgctgctctacCGGCCGCCGCGCTACCAG ATAGCCATCCGAGCCTGTTTCCTTGGCTTTGTGTTTGGCTGTGGAGTGCTGCTAAGTTTTAGCCAGTCTTCTTGGAATCACTTTGGCTG gTACATGTGCTCCCTGTCACTGTTCCACTATTCTGAATACTTAGTCACGGCAGTCAACAATCCCAAGAGTCTGTCCTTGGATTCCTTTCTCCTGAATCACAGTCTGGAGTATACAGTAGCTGCCCTTTCTTCTTGGATAGAGTTCACACTCGAAAATATCTTTTGGCCAG AACTGAAGCAGATAACCTGGCTCAGCGCCACGGGGCTGCTGATGGTGGTCTTTGGAGAATGTCTGAGGAAGGCAGCGATGTTTACAGCTGGTTCCAATTTCAACCACGTGGTGCagaatgaaaaatcagaaaccCACACTCTGGTGACCCGTGGAGTATACGCTTGGTTCCGGCATCCTTCCTACGTTGGGTGGTTTTACTGGAGCATCGGAACCCAG GTCATGCTGTGTAACCCCATCTGCGGTGTGAGCTACGCTCTGACCGTGTGGCGATTCTTCCGCGACcggacagaagaggaggaaatctCACTGATTCACTTTTTTGGAGAGGAGTACCTGGAGTATAAGAAGCGAGTGCCCACGGGCCTGCCTTTTATAAAGGGGGTCAAGGTGGAGCTATGA
- the HES3 gene encoding transcription factor HES-3 isoform X4, whose translation MEPELGISKPLMEKKRRARINVSLEQLKSLLEKHYSHQIRKRKLEKADILELSVKYMKSLQNSVQGLWPVPSGAEYPSGFRGCLPGVSQLLRRGEEGGGGGGGLRCPLVHERAGGSTMDSASSRPEAPARRGPCASAVWVPVPAAGGSRSPPPRLLFSGGLPSPSTSVPAPQSASRRFADSPGPGLRLWRPW comes from the exons ATGGAGCCCGAATTGGGG ATCTCCAAGCCGCTGATGGAGAAGAAGCGACGGGCGCGCATTAATGTGTCTCTGGAGCAACTCAAATCGTTGTTAGAGAAACACTATTCGCACCAG ATCCGGAAACGCAAGTTGGAGAAGGCAGATATACTGGAGCTCAGCGTCAAGTACATGAAAAGCCTTCAGAACTCGGTGCAAG GGCTCTGGCCGGTCCCCAGCGGAGCCGAGTACCCGTCGGGCTTCCGCGGCTGTCTGCCCGGCGTTAGCCAGCTTTTGCGGCGCGGAGaggagggcggcggcggcggcggcggcctgcGCTGCCCCCTGGTGCACGAGCGCGCGGGTGGCAGCACCATGGACAGCGCCAGCTCCCGCCCTGAGGCGCCAGCCAGGCGAGGCCCCTGCGCCTCCGCGGTTTGGGTCCCTGTTCCCGCCGCCGGCGGCTCGCGGTCGCCGCCACCCCGGCTTCTCTTCTCTGGAGGTCTTCCCAGCCCGTCCACCAGCGTCCCAGCGCCGCAGTCGGCGTCTCGTCGCTTCGCCGACAGCCCGGGGCCGGGGCTGCGCTTGTGGCGGCCCTGGTGA
- the ICMT gene encoding protein-S-isoprenylcysteine O-methyltransferase isoform X1 — protein MAGCAARAPPGSEARLSLATFLLGASVLALPLLTRAGLQGRTGLALYVAGLNALLLLLYRPPRYQIAIRACFLGFVFGCGVLLSFSQSSWNHFGWYMCSLSLFHYSEYLVTAVNNPKSLSLDSFLLNHSLEYTVAALSSWIEFTLENIFWPELKQITWLSATGLLMVVFGECLRKAAMFTAGSNFNHVVQNEKSETHTLVTRGVYAWFRHPSYVGWFYWSIGTQVVRLFIHGCLKPGRETAVTGNQGGRRGGPPRAPKLTAQPCANTQGPASSSGPQIFAEGQGHGSGRGRPGPGPAEAAFQSGRHAKAGKDAWWSRTVTASEASFHQGGLGRPAC, from the exons ATGGCGGGCTGCGCGGCGCGGGCTCCGCCGGGCTCCGAGGCGCGCCTCAGCCTCGCCACCTTCCTGCTGGGCGCCTCGGTGCTCGCGCTGCCGCTGCTCACGCGCGCCGGCCTGCAGGGCCGCACCGGGCTGGCGCTCTACGTGGCCGGGCTCAacgcgctgctgctgctgctctacCGGCCGCCGCGCTACCAG ATAGCCATCCGAGCCTGTTTCCTTGGCTTTGTGTTTGGCTGTGGAGTGCTGCTAAGTTTTAGCCAGTCTTCTTGGAATCACTTTGGCTG gTACATGTGCTCCCTGTCACTGTTCCACTATTCTGAATACTTAGTCACGGCAGTCAACAATCCCAAGAGTCTGTCCTTGGATTCCTTTCTCCTGAATCACAGTCTGGAGTATACAGTAGCTGCCCTTTCTTCTTGGATAGAGTTCACACTCGAAAATATCTTTTGGCCAG AACTGAAGCAGATAACCTGGCTCAGCGCCACGGGGCTGCTGATGGTGGTCTTTGGAGAATGTCTGAGGAAGGCAGCGATGTTTACAGCTGGTTCCAATTTCAACCACGTGGTGCagaatgaaaaatcagaaaccCACACTCTGGTGACCCGTGGAGTATACGCTTGGTTCCGGCATCCTTCCTACGTTGGGTGGTTTTACTGGAGCATCGGAACCCAG GTGGTCCGACTGTTCATCCACGGGTGCCTGAAACCTGGGCGAGAGACGGCAGTTACTGGGAACCAGGGTGGCAGGAGAGGTGGCCCGCCGCGTGCCCCTAAGCTCACTGCACAGCCTTGTGCTAACACTCAAGGGCCCGCCTCGAGCTCTGGgcctcaaatatttgctgagggcCAGGGCCATGGCAGTGGACGGGGGAGGCCAGGCCCTGGTCCCGCAGAAGCTGCGTTCCAGTCGGGGAGACACGCCAAGGCTGGGAAGGACGCATGGTGGAGCCGGACGGTGACAGCGAGCGAGGCCTCCTTTCACCAGGGTGGTCTTGGGAGGCCTGCCTGTTGA
- the HES3 gene encoding transcription factor HES-3 isoform X2, which translates to MRPRSPACLSISKPLMEKKRRARINVSLEQLKSLLEKHYSHQIRKRKLEKADILELSVKYMKSLQNSVQGLWPVPSGAEYPSGFRGCLPGVSQLLRRGEEGGGGGGGLRCPLVHERAGGSTMDSASSRPEAPARRGPCASAVWVPVPAAGGSRSPPPRLLFSGGLPSPSTSVPAPQSASRRFADSPGPGLRLWRPW; encoded by the exons ATGCGTCCTCGGAGCCCGGCCTGCCTCAGT ATCTCCAAGCCGCTGATGGAGAAGAAGCGACGGGCGCGCATTAATGTGTCTCTGGAGCAACTCAAATCGTTGTTAGAGAAACACTATTCGCACCAG ATCCGGAAACGCAAGTTGGAGAAGGCAGATATACTGGAGCTCAGCGTCAAGTACATGAAAAGCCTTCAGAACTCGGTGCAAG GGCTCTGGCCGGTCCCCAGCGGAGCCGAGTACCCGTCGGGCTTCCGCGGCTGTCTGCCCGGCGTTAGCCAGCTTTTGCGGCGCGGAGaggagggcggcggcggcggcggcggcctgcGCTGCCCCCTGGTGCACGAGCGCGCGGGTGGCAGCACCATGGACAGCGCCAGCTCCCGCCCTGAGGCGCCAGCCAGGCGAGGCCCCTGCGCCTCCGCGGTTTGGGTCCCTGTTCCCGCCGCCGGCGGCTCGCGGTCGCCGCCACCCCGGCTTCTCTTCTCTGGAGGTCTTCCCAGCCCGTCCACCAGCGTCCCAGCGCCGCAGTCGGCGTCTCGTCGCTTCGCCGACAGCCCGGGGCCGGGGCTGCGCTTGTGGCGGCCCTGGTGA
- the HES3 gene encoding transcription factor HES-3 isoform X1, translating to MGTELETQGSSGGPAGNFRKISKPLMEKKRRARINVSLEQLKSLLEKHYSHQIRKRKLEKADILELSVKYMKSLQNSVQGLWPVPSGAEYPSGFRGCLPGVSQLLRRGEEGGGGGGGLRCPLVHERAGGSTMDSASSRPEAPARRGPCASAVWVPVPAAGGSRSPPPRLLFSGGLPSPSTSVPAPQSASRRFADSPGPGLRLWRPW from the exons ATGGGCACTGAGCTCGAGACCCAGGGCAGCTCTGGCGGCCCCGCTGGCAACTTCCGCAAG ATCTCCAAGCCGCTGATGGAGAAGAAGCGACGGGCGCGCATTAATGTGTCTCTGGAGCAACTCAAATCGTTGTTAGAGAAACACTATTCGCACCAG ATCCGGAAACGCAAGTTGGAGAAGGCAGATATACTGGAGCTCAGCGTCAAGTACATGAAAAGCCTTCAGAACTCGGTGCAAG GGCTCTGGCCGGTCCCCAGCGGAGCCGAGTACCCGTCGGGCTTCCGCGGCTGTCTGCCCGGCGTTAGCCAGCTTTTGCGGCGCGGAGaggagggcggcggcggcggcggcggcctgcGCTGCCCCCTGGTGCACGAGCGCGCGGGTGGCAGCACCATGGACAGCGCCAGCTCCCGCCCTGAGGCGCCAGCCAGGCGAGGCCCCTGCGCCTCCGCGGTTTGGGTCCCTGTTCCCGCCGCCGGCGGCTCGCGGTCGCCGCCACCCCGGCTTCTCTTCTCTGGAGGTCTTCCCAGCCCGTCCACCAGCGTCCCAGCGCCGCAGTCGGCGTCTCGTCGCTTCGCCGACAGCCCGGGGCCGGGGCTGCGCTTGTGGCGGCCCTGGTGA